A region of the Thiomicrorhabdus sp. genome:
AGCTTAGCTTAATAAAGCACTATCTTTTAATGCAGTCGGCTAGGGCTTTTTATTATCGTCTGTTTTCAAAAAAATTAAGAATTAAAAGAGAGTTCTTCAATAGGCTTAGGTTTATCAAATAAGAAACCTTGAAGGATTGGACATCCTAATTCGATTAAATAGTCTTGTTGTTGTTTGGTTTCTACGCCTTCAGCGATCGCTCTTAAACCTAAGGCTGTTGCTAGGGCTAAAATTGTTCTTACTATTGCTTCATCATTGGAGTCTTTAAGCATATCTCCAACAAATGAACGGTCTATCTTTAGCCAGTCGATAGGTAATTGTTTTAAATAATTCAATGAAGAATAGCCTGTTCCAAAGTCATCTATGGCAAAAGTAATGCCGAGCTCTTTAAGTTGATTGATTTTATCGACTACTTTATCCATGTTTTTCATCAACAAGCTTTCGGTGATTTCTATGTTTAATTGATTAGGAGGGCATTGATAGGTATCGATAGCATGGCAAACCATTTCTACAAAATCATGACGACTAATCTGCTGTTCATTGATATTTACAGCAATTGTTAGGTGTTTAGTGTCTTCATCTTTAGACCATATTGAAAGTTGTTTACAGGCTTTTTGAATAACCCATTGTCCAATTTTCACAATTAATCCAGATTCCTCAGCGATTTGAATAAACTCATTGGGAAGTAATAAGCCTCTTTGAGGATGCTGCCAGCGCAGCAGTGCTTCATAACCGACAGTTTTTTCATGAATGTCTACTTTGGGTTGATAAAAAACGACAAACTCTTCAAATTGTATGGCATGGCGTAATTCACTTTCAATTTGGCTTCGGACTCTAATGGATTCTTGCATGCTGGGGTCAAAAAATCGGACAGTATTACGTCCCTCTGATTTTGCTTGATACATCGCTAAATCGGAACGAATCATCATATCTTCAATACTTTCTTTATTGTCGGTAAAAAGGCTTATGCCTATACTGGCACTGATAGGGTATTCAGTACCTTTATTCAAGAAAGGTTGAGAGAGTTGTTTAAGGATTTTATCTGCAGTAATTTTTGCATGCTTAGCAGCCTCATCACTCTTGAAGCCAAGACCTTCGAGGAGAATGACAAATTCATCACCACCATTTCTTGATACTGTATCCCCCTCTCTGACAACTTGAACCAATCTCTCGCCAATTTGAATAAGCAGTAAATCACCAACATCATGGCCTAAAGTGTCATTTAAGTTTTTAAAATGATCTAGGTCGATAAATAGAAGGGCAAAATAACTGTTATGTCGAGTACTGTAAGCTCTTGCCTGTTTTAGATGATCATTCAATAGACGACGATTTGCTAGGCCTGTTAGTGGGTCATAAAAGGCGAGTTTTTTTATTTGTTCTTCGTTTTCTTTGGATGAGGTAATATCATCAAAGGTAGATACGTAGTGGGTTACCTCATCGTTTTCATCTTTTATGGCTGTTATAGTTTGACCAACAGGAAACATTTCACCATTTTTTCTTTTATTCCAAATTTCTCCCTGCCAATATCCATGGGTGTTTAAATGTTCCCATAGTTCTCTATAAA
Encoded here:
- a CDS encoding EAL domain-containing protein; this encodes MLKIQNWLIYTILFSQLIIPSLAHATEKVSIGILAFRPIPIIEAKWQPLINYLNQTIPNVKFELKAFNYGDLEDAIKHKSIDFVFTNSSHYIQLAHNTNLSAPLATLINKKSGHAVRNFAGSILVKNHNKNIQTLKDLIGKTIATPSTKSFGGYKMQAYELLKSGIRVPDEIHIKTTKMPHDNAIIALLNGEVDAAFVRSGVLESMEKQGKIQHNDLKVLNLQEKSDFPFLHSTRLYPEWPFASMPYVGEGLAAKVAGALLALPHNGKVAQAINIQGFRIPADYEPVREVLRTLKVYPYDNIQEITFYDLWSQRRTEIISLALLITIIIILIILVFATNRRLHESYQKLEKNNESSKIAAVAFDTQEAIFITDKDQNIIKINNAYTRLTGYSAQEAIGQTPRLIKSGNHNNEFYRELWEHLNTHGYWQGEIWNKRKNGEMFPVGQTITAIKDENDEVTHYVSTFDDITSSKENEEQIKKLAFYDPLTGLANRRLLNDHLKQARAYSTRHNSYFALLFIDLDHFKNLNDTLGHDVGDLLLIQIGERLVQVVREGDTVSRNGGDEFVILLEGLGFKSDEAAKHAKITADKILKQLSQPFLNKGTEYPISASIGISLFTDNKESIEDMMIRSDLAMYQAKSEGRNTVRFFDPSMQESIRVRSQIESELRHAIQFEEFVVFYQPKVDIHEKTVGYEALLRWQHPQRGLLLPNEFIQIAEESGLIVKIGQWVIQKACKQLSIWSKDEDTKHLTIAVNINEQQISRHDFVEMVCHAIDTYQCPPNQLNIEITESLLMKNMDKVVDKINQLKELGITFAIDDFGTGYSSLNYLKQLPIDWLKIDRSFVGDMLKDSNDEAIVRTILALATALGLRAIAEGVETKQQQDYLIELGCPILQGFLFDKPKPIEELSFNS